DNA from Ziziphus jujuba cultivar Dongzao chromosome 2, ASM3175591v1:
GGGAAGAATTTGGTTCATTTTACTTTATGATTCCTCAGGTAGAAacgtgattttctttcaacattacTTGTTGAGTTTTGACCACTTGGCCAAGTTTCCTGTTGCTATTTATCAATTGGCTAGATTAGATGCTAAATGACAGGTTGAGTTTGATGAGCTTGAAGATTATTCAATGCTTGCTACAACTGTTGCTTGGGATAATGCACTTTCTTGGACATGGGACAAGGCAATCAATGATCTTCAAGCTACTATGGACCAGGTCTCAATATTTCAAATTGAGTGAGCTTTGAATGTTTGGTATATATACCTGGAAGGTTTGCTATTcaaatcataactttttatatGGATTCTTGATGTTGCAGGTCTCTTCAATGGTTGTAAAGTTGAGAAAAGAAGTTCCTAGGACATTCATATTAAGCAATAATCATATCCCCAGTAAGGCATATTGGAAGTCTGCTGTTAACCAAGCTTTGCAGATAATAAGCAGAAGTGACACAGAACTTACTAAGGTTAATAGTGTATATGCTCGGCTTGTTTTTAAGTGTTGACCATTTCTGGTTGCGAATGGAATTCTTTTACTTACATTAGCATGCTCAAAATACATCCATAGCATTTGTATGGCAAGCAGTGTTCTTTTACTACACTATCCAGTCTCTTCGTCCTatccctttttgtttttgttttgtaactaCATATCCCTctttgtaattattaatatttttttaatctctacTTTGTTGCgtgttaattaatcaaatttgcCTTGGGAACTCAGGTTGTATTTGCACGTAGCAGCAGAGTGATAACTACTACTGATATTGATCCCATAACCTGGTTAGCTTGCTTACAGGTATTTTCATTTCTTGTATAATAATGGCAAATTTTCTCTCTTACAAAATCTGGTAATAAGTTAAGATTGCAATATATATTGTAAACTTCTGCAGGTTGAAGGTGAAAATGCTTATCAGTTTTGTCTTCAGCCACCTAATGCACCTGCATTTATTGGAAACACGGTAAAGATCATAACATATCTCATTAGGTTGAAGGTGAAAATGCTTATCAGTTTTGTCTTCAGCCACCTAATGCACCTGCATTTGACGGAAACACAGTAAAGATCGTAACATATCTCATTATTGGCTAACTTTATGCACATCTTGTGGTGAAATACCTATGCAGTTTCATTACATCCATTTTTTAATGTTGATAATTCTCTGATAAATTGTATTCTTTATGGTTTCTATTGGTTTGTGAACATTAATCTCAAAAACTTAGCTGATAGGAACTTGACTTTTGAAGTAGCTAAACTGAATTTCAAGTTGGAATGCTGACAAGGAGAATCCCCATTAGGGGTGTTTGATTTAACGTTCCTCCTGAATATCAGATAAAAGTTATCCATGCTTACTGTGTCTTGCAATGTTACATTTTTTCTGTTTGACTGCGAACCTCAAATTCTCCTCCTTTATGGCTGGCATTTTCTTGATATTACATTTTACCAAATATAATTCTCAACttgtatttttgaaaaaatatgaattaGAGAATTATTAAGCATTAACTTATTTTGAACAATTGTTTTTCTTGACTTGAATGATTTTTCAAATAGCCAGAGCAACTGTTTCACAGAAAATGGCTTGAGATTAAGAGTGAGGCTCTGGCTGGAACCCGTGCCAGAGGTGAATCAATGCCTGTAGATCTTCAGATAGAACTCGACTTACTTTCCAGGTCTGTTTTTAATATGTTAAGGTCATTTACTTGTGTGACCATTTGAATTGTTTTCTTCCAGCTAACAATCAATTTGTatcatattttatctttttaattcatTATGCAGTCCAAAAGATCACCTTGAGTTTACCATTGTGCGAGAaagcataagaaaaaaattggagGCAAGCTTACCATTGATTTCTTTATATCAATTTTGTTTGAAATCAAACAGTTATTCCTATCTTCTATATCAATGGATTTTTTATTATGGAGTGAAAGAAACTTTCTCTAATCTGCTAGTTTTTGCTGCCTTTGGGTTGCTTAAGGGCAAATATGGTGTTTAGCTCTGTCAAAAGCTCGAttaattcattttctttcaCTGAGTTATATAATATGGAAGCTTAAATACTTTGTCTGCACTGGTATGCATGCCTGGTTATGAGAGTGACTTATTTACAAACATATTACTGTTTTAAATGCTTCTTTGGTCTTTTTCAAAGGTAGCAGCGCTACCATTATTAGCATGGCCTCTTATTATAATGTAATATTAATGAACTGGCTATTGGTCTTCTCTTTATGGTAAAAGCAACACTCTATAGGATGCCACAGGACATGGCATATTTGTACTGACCCTAGCAAGCCTTGTAGTGAGTACTTTAATTGGATTGAATTTTCTAGACACTTAGATATGTCTCGTTTCTCTTTTCCAGGATGTATGCAGTGATGTGGTAGTTCAACCTAAGAAATCGATACGAAAACTCCCAAGAGTCCAACATTTATATGCTAAATTGGCTGGCAGATTaagaaatgaagatgatgaggtaaaaacaatacaaaatcTTTTCTCAAGTGgtcaaaattttccttttcagcgtcaaaatttggatttttgattcacatatataaaaattttaaatacttcaCACTATCCTGGACTCATAATTTTCATGAATTTGCAATGTTTAGATGTTACAAATTGTTCTGTCACTTCTCTGTTTCTGTTccagtttgaaattttatcttctCTTCACCCAAGTCCAGCTGTATGTGGATTTCCAACAGAAGAGGCACGAGTTTTAATTGCAGAAACAGGTACTTGTATATGTTCCTACATCCTTTTGTGGTACTAGggttttccatattttttatatcttgGCCTCCAATACTTCGTAATATCAACTAGTATTAGTTGAGAATTAACATTTTAACCTGAATATGAGGATTCAATATACATAAATGTATACCTTTTTAAAGAAGATAATGCGGTTTTGTCATTGTTTGATACtcataaaacaaacatttatatatttacatgtGTTTTTCAGAAGTATTCGACCGAGGAATGTATGCTGGTCCTGTTGGTTGGTTTGGTGGAGGGGAGAGTGAGTTTGCTGTTGGCATCAGGTCAGCATTAGTGGAAAAGGTAAACtgataaaatttccataatggTCTGCCAGTTCTTTTCTTAGTATGGCTTAAATATTGTTCGAACTAATTGGACTACAAAGTGAGCAGATAGTAAGGTTTAAGTGGTAGTATGCtgttgtaaaatatttttgttattgttgtcaTTACTGTCATTGTTAAAggcatatttttattactatgccaatataatta
Protein-coding regions in this window:
- the LOC107415855 gene encoding isochorismate synthase 2, chloroplastic isoform X1, whose translation is MASSSFRAAARHYYLPPDSHVKNLTPLPISITFRHFPLHQQRYYNQLCSSSMNGCQGNNNPTIQLPVKNIETRTFPAVSSNALAMESLKSAISHLKSQPPPSSSSSASSGIIRLQVPIQQQIEAIDWLHAQNQLLLPRCFFSGRTQSATSNLFIDRIASYGNANGNGNGNGSVVNNLISVAGIGSAVFFRHIHPFSYADWKSIKRFLSRESPLIRAYGAIRFDARADISTEWEEFGSFYFMIPQVEFDELEDYSMLATTVAWDNALSWTWDKAINDLQATMDQVSSMVVKLRKEVPRTFILSNNHIPSKAYWKSAVNQALQIISRSDTELTKVVFARSSRVITTTDIDPITWLACLQVEGENAYQFCLQPPNAPAFIGNTPEQLFHRKWLEIKSEALAGTRARGESMPVDLQIELDLLSSPKDHLEFTIVRESIRKKLEDVCSDVVVQPKKSIRKLPRVQHLYAKLAGRLRNEDDEFEILSSLHPSPAVCGFPTEEARVLIAETEVFDRGMYAGPVGWFGGGESEFAVGIRSALVEKGLGALIYAGTGIVEGSNASLEWEELELKISQVLKTNFYMFGLCCSSPNCLNLKFLQDKET
- the LOC107415855 gene encoding isochorismate synthase 2, chloroplastic isoform X5, yielding MASSSFRAAARHYYLPPDSHVKNLTPLPISITFRHFPLHQQRYYNQLCSSSMNGCQGNNNPTIQLPVKNIETRTFPAVSSNALAMESLKSAISHLKSQPPPSSSSSASSGIIRLQVPIQQQIEAIDWLHAQNQLLLPRCFFSGRTQSATSNLFIDRIASYGNANGNGNGNGSVVNNLISVAGIGSAVFFRHIHPFSYADWKSIKRFLSRESPLIRAYGAIRFDARADISTEWEEFGSFYFMIPQVEFDELEDYSMLATTVAWDNALSWTWDKAINDLQATMDQVSSMVVKLRKEVPRTFILSNNHIPSKAYWKSAVNQALQIISRSDTELTKVVFARSSRVITTTDIDPITWLACLQVEGENAYQFCLQPPNAPAFIGNTPEQLFHRKWLEIKSEALAGTRARGESMPVDLQIELDLLSSPKDHLEFTIVRESIRKKLEDVCSDVVVQPKKSIRKLPRVQHLYAKLAGRLRNEDDEMLQIVLSLLCFCSSLKFYLLFTQVQLYVDFQQKRHEF
- the LOC107415855 gene encoding isochorismate synthase 2, chloroplastic isoform X2, which codes for MASSSFRAAARHYYLPPDSHVKNLTPLPISITFRHFPLHQRYYNQLCSSSMNGCQGNNNPTIQLPVKNIETRTFPAVSSNALAMESLKSAISHLKSQPPPSSSSSASSGIIRLQVPIQQQIEAIDWLHAQNQLLLPRCFFSGRTQSATSNLFIDRIASYGNANGNGNGNGSVVNNLISVAGIGSAVFFRHIHPFSYADWKSIKRFLSRESPLIRAYGAIRFDARADISTEWEEFGSFYFMIPQVEFDELEDYSMLATTVAWDNALSWTWDKAINDLQATMDQVSSMVVKLRKEVPRTFILSNNHIPSKAYWKSAVNQALQIISRSDTELTKVVFARSSRVITTTDIDPITWLACLQVEGENAYQFCLQPPNAPAFIGNTPEQLFHRKWLEIKSEALAGTRARGESMPVDLQIELDLLSSPKDHLEFTIVRESIRKKLEDVCSDVVVQPKKSIRKLPRVQHLYAKLAGRLRNEDDEFEILSSLHPSPAVCGFPTEEARVLIAETEVFDRGMYAGPVGWFGGGESEFAVGIRSALVEKGLGALIYAGTGIVEGSNASLEWEELELKISQVLKTNFYMFGLCCSSPNCLNLKFLQDKET
- the LOC107415855 gene encoding isochorismate synthase 2, chloroplastic isoform X3 → MASSSFRAAARHYYLPPDSHVKNLTPLPISITFRHFPLHQQRYYNQLCSSSMNGCQGNNNPTIQLPVKNIETRTFPAVSSNALAMESLKSAISHLKSQPPPSSSSSASSGIIRLQVPIQQQIEAIDWLHAQNQLLLPRCFFSGRTQSATSNLFIDRIASYGNANGNGNGNGSVVNNLISVAGIGSAVFFRHIHPFSYADWKSIKRFLSRESPLIRAYGAIRFDARADISTEWEEFGSFYFMIPQVEFDELEDYSMLATTVAWDNALSWTWDKAINDLQATMDQVSSMVVKLRKEVPRTFILSNNHIPSKAYWKSAVNQALQIISRSDTELTKVVFARSSRVITTTDIDPITWLACLQVEGENAYQFCLQPPNAPAFIGNTPEQLFHRKWLEIKSEALAGTRARGESMPVDLQIELDLLSSPKDHLEFTIVRESIRKKLEDVCSDVVVQPKKSIRKLPRVQHLYAKLAGRLRNEDDEFEILSSLHPSPAVCGFPTEEARVLIAETEVFDRGMYAGPVGWFGGGESEFAVGIRSALVEKGLGALIYAGTGIVEGSNASLEWEELELKISQFTKLLKLEVPTR
- the LOC107415855 gene encoding isochorismate synthase 2, chloroplastic isoform X4; this encodes MASSSFRAAARHYYLPPDSHVKNLTPLPISITFRHFPLHQQRYYNQLCSSSMNGCQGNNNPTIQLPVKNIETRTFPAVSSNALAMESLKSAISHLKSQPPPSSSSSASSGIIRLQVPIQQQIEAIDWLHAQNQLLLPRCFFSGRTQSATSNLFIDRIASYGNANGNGNGNGSVVNNLISVAGIGSAVFFRHIHPFSYADWKSIKRFLSRESPLIRAYGAIRFDARADISTEWEEFGSFYFMIPQVEFDELEDYSMLATTVAWDNALSWTWDKAINDLQATMDQVSSMVVKLRKEVPRTFILSNNHIPSKAYWKSAVNQALQIISRSDTELTKVVFARSSRVITTTDIDPITWLACLQVEGENAYQFCLQPPNAPAFIGNTPEQLFHRKWLEIKSEALAGTRARGESMPVDLQIELDLLSSPKDHLEFTIVRESIRKKLEDVCSDVVVQPKKSIRKLPRVQHLYAKLAGRLRNEDDEFEILSSLHPSPAVCGFPTEEARVLIAETEVFDRGMYAGPVGWFGGGESEFAVGIRSALVEKGLGALIYAGTGIVEGSNASLEWEELELKISQFCGGRC